AGCGAGTCCTGGCCGCGCGTCATGCGCAAGTAGACCTCGGCGAGCAGCTCGGCGTCGAGCAGCGCGCCGTGAAGCTGGCGGCCGCTGTTGTCGACCTCCAGCCGCTTGCACAACGCATCGAGCGAGGCGGACTTGCCGGGCCAGGTCTCGCGCGCCAGCAGCAAGGTGTCGAGCACGCCGTCGACATGCTGCTTCAGCGGCGGTCGGCCGATGCGCTCCAGCTCGGCATCCAGGAAGCCGATGTCGAAGGCGGCGTTGTGGATGATCAGCTCCGCACCGGCAAGGTAGTCGAGCAGGCGCTCGGCGACATCCGGGAAGCGCGGCTTGTCGGCGAGGAACTCGTCGCTGAGGCCGTGGACCTTCAGCGCCTCCGGATGGCTGGAACGATCCGGGTTCAGGTAGAGGTGCAGGTTGCGACCGGTCAGACGGCGATTCAGCAGCTCGACGCAGCCGATCTCGATCACGCGATCGCCGTCGGCAGCAGAAAGGCCGGTGGTTTCGGTGTCGAGGATGATCTGGCGGCTCATCGCGTGAGACTCCGAAGGCTCAGTGGTTTTCCTTGGCGTGGTTGATCGAGTACTTGGGAATCTCGACCACCAGGTCCTGCTGGGCAACGAAGGCCTGGCAGCTCAGGCGCGAATCGGGCTCCAGGCCCCAGGCGCGGTCGAGCAGGTCTTCCTCGTTCTCGTCCATGTCATTGAGGCTGCGGAAGCCTTCGCGGACGATGACGTGGCAGGTGGTGCAGGCGCAGCTCATGTCGCAGGCATGCTCGATGGCGATGCCGTGCTCGAGCAGGGCTTCGCAGATCGAGCTGCCGGGCTCGGCCTGCAGCTCGGTGCCCTGGGGACAGTACTCGGGGTGCGGCAGGATGCGGATGAGGGGCATGGGAATCCTTGGGGGAAGGGGTGCGGCCGGCAGGTTCAGACCTCGTCGACGCGGCGGCCCGCCAGGGCCTGGCGGATGCCGCGGTTCATGCGGCGGGCGGCGAAGTCCTCGGTCGCATCGGCCAGGGCCTTGACGGCTGCGTCGATGGCGGCGGCATCGGCCTCGGCATCCGGCCGGCGAGCCTGGACCTCGGCAGCCTGGATGGCGGCTTCGACGCGGGCGGTCTCGTCCTCGTCGAGCAGGTCGGCATCGGCCGCCAGCGCGGCGCGGGTGGCCAGCACCAGGCGCTCGACCTCGACCCGCGCCTCGCGCAGGGCGCGGTCGCGCATGTCGCCCTCGGCGGTGGCGAAGCCGTCCTGCAGCATCGCGGCGATCTGCTCGTCGGACAGGCCGATGCTGGGCTTGACCGTGATCTGGGCCTCGACGCCCGAGAGCTGCTCGCGTGCGGCCACGCTGAGCAGGCCATCGGCATCGACGGTGAAGGTGACCCGGATGCGCGCCGCACCCGCCACCATGGGCGGGATGCCGCGCAGCTCGAAACGCGCGAGCGAGCGGCAATGCTCGACCTGCTCGCGCTCGCCCTGCACGACATGCAGGGCCAGGGCCGTCTGGCCGTCCTTGAAGGTGGTGAAGTCCTGGGCCTGGGCGATGGGCAGCGTGCTGTTGCGCGGCACGATGCGTTCGACTAGGCCGCCCATGGTCTCCAGCCCCAGCGAGAGCGGGGTCACGTCCAACAGCAGCAGGCCGTTGGCGGTGTTGCCGGCGAGCTGCTGGGCCTGGATGGCGGCGCCCAGGGCGACCACCTCGTCGGGGTTCAGATTGGTCAGCGGGGCGAAGCCGAAGTGGGCCTCGACCGCCTCGCGGACGAGCGGCATGCGGGTGGAGCCGCCGACCAGCACGACGCCCTGCACCTCTTCGCGCGTGACGCCGGCATCGCGCAGCACGCGCTTGACGGCGGCCAGGGTGCGGTCGGTCAGCGCGCGGCTGAGCTGGGCGAAGGTGGCGCGGTCCAGGTTCAAGCGCAGCGGACCGTCGGCGAGCGCTGCGTGCAGCGTGGCTTCGGGCGCGCTGCTGAGCGCTTCCTTGGCGGCACGGGCCGCGACCAGCAGCGTGCGCTTGTCCTGCGGGGTGCTCACACTGCGGCCGGTCTCGGCCAGGGCCCAAGCGGCCAGGGCCTGGTCGTAGTCGTCGCCGCCCAGGGCCGAATCGCCGCCGGTGGCCACGACCTCGAACACGCCCTGCTGCAAGCGCAGCAGCGAGATGTCGAAGGTGCCGCCGCCCAGGTCGTAGACGGCGTAGAGGCCTTCACTGCCGTGCTCCAGGCCGTAGGCGATGGCGGCGGCCGTCGGCTCATTGATCAGGCGCAGCACATTCAGCCCGGCAAGCTGGGCGGCATCCTTGGTGGCCTGGCGCTGGGCGTCGTCGAAATAGGCCGGCACGGTGATGACGGCACCAAACAGCTCATCGGTGTCGAAGCTGTCCTCGGCGCGGAAGCGCAGGGTGGCGAGGATCTCGGCCGAGACCTCGACCGGCGACTTCAGGCCCGCCCGGGTGGCGATGGCCACCATGCCGGGGCCGTCCTCGAAGCGGTAGGGCAGCGTGGCGGCCTCATGCAGGTCGGCCAGGCGACGGCCCATGAAGCGCTTGACGGAGACCAGGGTGTGCTCCGGGTCCTCGGCCTGCGCGGCCAGCGCCTCATGGCCGATCACGCGGCGACCGCCGTCGAGGTAGCGCACGGCCGAGGGCAGCAGCACGCGACCGCTGTCGTCGGGCAGGCATTCCGGCACGCCGGAACGCACGGCGGCAACCAGCGAATGGGTGGTGCCCAGGTCGATGCCCACCGCGATGCGGCGCTGGTGCGGGTCCGGCGACTGGCCGGGTTCGGAGATCTGGAGGAGGGCCATCGGGTGTCGGGAATCAGGGCGTCATTGTCCCAGCGCGTCGAGCCGGGCCTGCACATCGGCGGCAAAGCGCTTGATGAACATGAGGGCACGCACTTCGCGCGCGGCGCCCGCAGCATCGCGAGGCTGACCGTCGAGCAGGGCCTCGACGGCGGCCAGGCGGCGACGCTGCTCGGCTTGCAGTTCGGCGTCGAGCGCCTCGATGGCGGGCAGCGCGTCGCCGGCCTCGTCCAGGGCCTCGCGCCAGGCCATCTGCTGCATCAGGAAATCGGCTGGCATGGCGGTGTTGCGCTCGGCCTCGATGGGCGCGCCGGCCAGCTCGCACAGCAGGGCGGCGCGTTGCAGCGGATCCTTCAGGCGGCGATGGGCCTCGTTGATGCGAACGGCCCACTGCATGGCCACCCGCTGCGCCGCGGCCCCGGCGGCGGCATGGCGGTCGGGATGGGCGGCCGTTTGCAGCTCCTTCCAGCGGCGGTCGATCTCGGCCCGGTCCTGCGCCTGCCGGGCGGGCAGGCCGAAGAGCTGGAAATCGTCGGCATCGAGGGCGGGCAGGCTCATCGTCGGAGGGCGGCGGTGCGACAGGCGCGGGGCGTTCGGGACGGGGAGGAACGACAACGCGGCCCGGGGGCCGCGTCAGGGGGAGATGGGCTCAAGCGCGCCGGGTCGGCCCGGCGGCCGGCACCACGGGCTCAGACCCGGAAGGACTCGCCGCAGCCGCAGCGATCGCGCTCGCGCGGGTTGTGGAACTTGAAGCCTTCGTTCAGGCCTTCGCGGACGAAGTCCAGCTCGGTGCCGTCGAGGTAGGGCAGGCTCTTCGGGTCGATCAGCACCTTCACGCCATGGCCCTCGAAGATCACGTCTTCCGGGGCCACTTCGTCGGCGTACTCCAGCTTGTAGGCCAGGCCCGAGCAGCCGGTGGTCTTCACGCCCAGGCGCACGCCCACGCCCTTGCCGCGGCGGGCCAGGTAGCGGGTCACGTGCCGCGCGGCGGCTTCGGTCAGGGTCACGGCCATAGTCGGATCAAGCCTCGGCCTTGCTGGGGTGGCGGGCCTTGTAGTCGTCCACCGCCGCCTTGATCGCGTCTTCGGCCAGGATCGAGCAGTGGATCTTGACCGGCGGCAGGGCCAGCTCTTCGGCGATGTGGGTGTTCTTGATGCTCAGCGCCTCGTCCAGGCTCTTGCCCTTCACCCACTCGGTGACCAGCGAGCTTGAGGCAATGGCCGAGCCGCAGCCGTAGGTCTTGAACTTGGCATCCTCGATGAGCCCGGTTTCGGGGTTCACACGGATCTGAAGCTTCATCACGTCGCCGCAGGCCGGCGCGCCCACCATGCCGGTGCCGACGTCCTCATCGCCCTTGGCGAAGGAACCGACATTGCGGGGGTTTTCGTAGTGATCGATGACTTTGTCGCTGTAGGCCATGGTGTTGCTCCTGTCATGGTGTTGCGGCTGGGCTGCCCGGACCGGCCGCTCGCAGGCGACCGATCCGGCACACCGTGCTCGGGCGTCCGCAGGGACGCCCCCGCCTCAGTGTGCCGCCCACTGAATGGTGCTCAGATCGACCCCATCCTGATGCATTTCCCAAAGTGGCGAGAGATCGCGCAGCTTGCCCACGTTCTCGCGAATGGTGGCCACGGCGTAGTCGATCTCTTCCTCGGTCGAGAAGCGGCCCAGCGTCATGCGCAGGCTGCTGTGGGCGAGCTCGTCGCTGCGGCCGAGGGCGCGCAGCACATAGCTGGGCTCCAGGCTGGCCGAGGTGCAGGCCGAGCCGGACGAGACCGCCAGGCCCTTGATGCCCATGATCAGCGACTCGCCTTCGACGAAGTTGAAGCTCATGTTCACGTTGTGCGGCACGCGCTGGGTGGCATGGCCGTTCAGGAAGGTCTGATCGATGTCGGCTAGGCCGGTGATCAGGCGCTGCTGCAAGGCGCGGATGCGCGGAAGCTCGGTGGCCATTTCCTCGCGGGCGATGCGGAAGGCCTCGCCCATGCCGACGCACTGGTGCGTGGGCAGGGTGCCGGAGCGCATGCCGCGCTCGTGGCCGCCGCCGTGCATCTGGGCCTCGAGCCGCACGCGCGGCTTGCGGCGCACATAGAGCGCGCCGATGCCCTTGGGGCCGTAGGTCTTGTGCGAGGCCAGGCTCATCAGGTCGACGGGCAGGGTCGCCAGGTCGATCGGCGTCTTGCCGGTGGCCTGGGCCGCGTCGACGTGGAAGACGATGCCGCGCTCCCGGCACAGCGCGCCGATGGCCGGGATGTCCTGGATCACGCCGATCTCGTTGTTCACGAACATGACCGAGATCAGGATGGTGTCCGGCCTGATCGCGTCCTTCAGACGGTTCAGGTCGATCAGGCCGTCTTCCTGCACATCCAGGTAGGTCGCATCGAAGCCCTGGCGCTCCAGCTCGCGCACCGCGTCGAGCACGGCCTTGTGCTCGGTCTTGACGGTGATGATGTGCTTGCCGCGGCCCTTGTAGAACTGCGCTGCGCCCTTGATAGCGAGGTTGTTCGACTCGGTCGCGCCGGAGGTCCAGACGATCTCGCGGGGGTCGGCGCCGATCAGCGCGGCGACCTGCTCGCGGGCCTTCTCGACGGCTTCCTCCGCCTCCCAGCCCCAGGCGTGGCTGCGCGAGGCGGGGTTGCCGAAGTGCTCGCGCAACCAGGGGATCATGGCGTCGACGACGCGCGGATCGCAGGGGTTGGTGGCACCGTAGTCGAGGTAGATCGGGAAGTGCGGGGTCATGTCCATGGCGGGCTCAGCCTCTGGGTCGCGGCGGGCTGGCGAAACAGGAAGGGATGGGGACTCGGCGGACGGCCGGCGGAGCCGCAGGCTCCGACCGGCAGGCGGCCGGACTCACTTGCTGAAGGCGTTGCCGAGCGCGAAGACCGAGTTCGGCGCCGTCACCTTGATCGGCTTGACCACGGGCGCCGAGGAGATCGCCCGCTTGACCGGCGCCTCTTCGATCGAGATGCCCTTGGCCAACTGGTCTTCGACGAGCTTGCGCAGCGAGATCGAATCGAGGTACTCGATCATCTTGGTGTTCAGGCTGGTCCACAGGTCGTGCGTCATGCAGCGGCCGGCGTCCTCGCCCATGCAGTTCTCCTTGCCGCCGCAGCCGGTGGCATCGAGCGCCTCATCCACCGCGACGATGATGTCGGCGACGGTGATGTCCTCGGCCTTGCGGCCCAGCGAGTAGCCGCCGCCCGGACCGCGGGTGGACTCGACGAGCTCATGGCGACGGAGCTTGCCGAAAAGCTGTTCCAGGTAGGACAGCGAGATTTGCTGGCGCGCACTGATGGCGGCCAGGGCGACCGGTCCGCTGTGCTCGCGCAGCGCCAGGTCGATCATGGCGGTCACGGCAAAACGGCCTTTGGTGGTCAGACGCATGGAATCACTCCTTGGCAGAGGCAAGGCCGGCTGGCCGGCAGGTTTCCTCTCCACACCCCCCGTCGGTTATTTCCGACTGAATGACTCGATTATAGGCAGACTCGCCCTTCAGCTGTCCCGGTTCGGGCCGAACACCCCTGATGACGTATCGGCGTCTTGGACAAATCATGGTCCGCACCAGACTCGGCCTGTTTCATTCGGAAAAATGGCTTTTCTATGAAGGTCAAGCGTGCGGACCCGGGGGACCACCCGACCCGGGGTCTTCGCAAGCTTCGCGACAAACCGGCGTCACCCGCGCGGCCCAGCCGGCAGCGGCAGCACGTTGTCGGTGCCGGTCGCGCCGAAGGCTTGTTCCTTGAGCAGCGCGAGCTGGTCGCGCAGGCGGGCCGCCTTCTCGAACTCGAGGTTGCGGGCGTGCTCCAGCATCTGCTTCTCGATCAGCTTGATGCGCTTGCCCAGGTCGCGCTCGTCGATCGAGGCCATGGCCGCGGCGGCCTCGGCCTTCTGGTCGTCCTTGGCCTGGGCGCTGTAGACGCCGTCGATCATCTCGCGCACCTGCTTGCGGATGCCCTGCGGGACGATGCCGTTCAGGGTGTTGTGCGCGATCTGCTTGGCGCGGCGCCGCTCGGTCTCGTCGATGGCCTTGCGCATCGAGTCGGTGATCCGGTCGGCATAGAGGATGGCGCGGCCGTTCACATTGCGCGCCGCGCGGCCGATGGTCTGGATCAGGCTGCGCTCGGCGCGCAGGAAGCCTTCCTTGTCGGCATCGAGGATGGCCACCAGCGAGACCTCCGGAATGTCCAGGCCCTCGCGCAGCAGGTTGATGCCGACCAGCACATCGAAGTGGCCCAGGCGCAGGTCGCGCAGGATCTCGACCCGCTCGACGGTGTCGATGTCGCTGTGCAGGTAGCGCACCTTCACGCCGTTGTCGCTCAGGTAGTCGGTGAGCTGCTCGGCCATGCGCTTGGTCAGCGTGGTGATCAGCACGCGCTCGTTCTTGTCGACGCGGATGCGGATCTCCTGAAGCACATCGTCGACCTGATGGGTGGCGGGCCGCACCTCGACCTGCGGGTCGACGAGGCCGGTCGGCCGCACCACCTGCTCGACCACCTTGCCGGCATGCTCGTTCTCGTAGGCCGCGGGCGTGGCCGAAACGAAGACCGTCTGCCGCATCTTGCGCTCGAACTCGTCGAACTTCAGCGGCCGGTTGTCCATCGCGCTGGGCAGGCGGAAGCCGAAGTCCACCAGCGTCTGCTTGCGCGCGCGGTCGCCGTTGTACATGCCGCCGAACTGGCCGATCAGCACATGCGACTCGTCGAGGAACATCACCGCATCGGCCGGCAGGTAGTCGATCAGCGTCGGCGGCGGTTCGCCCGGCGCGGCGCCGCTCAGGTGACGGCTGTAGTTCTCGATGCCCTTGCAGTGGCCGACCTCCTGAAGCATCTCCAGGTCGAAGCGGGTGCGCTGCTCCAGGCGCTGGGCCTCGACCAGCTTGCCCGACTTGACCAGTTCGTCGAGCCGCAGCCGCAGCTCCTCCTTGATCGCGTCCATCGCCGACAGCACCTTCTCGCGCGGCGTCACGTAATGGCTGGCGGGATAGATCACGAAGCGCGGGATCTTCTGCCGCACCCGGCCGGTCAGCGGGTCGAAGAGCGAGATCGTCTCCAGTTCCTCATCGAAAAGCTCGATGCGGATGGCCAGCTCGGCATGCTCGGACGGGAAGACATCGACCGTGTCGCCACGCACGCGGAAGCTGCCGCGCGAGAAATCGGTGTCATTGCGCTTGTACTGCATGCGCACCAGACGGCCGATCAGGTCGCGCTGGCCGATGCGGTCGCCGACGCGCACGATCAGCCGCATCTCGGTGTAGTCCTCGGGCTTGCCGATGCCGTAGATGGCGCTGACCGAGGCGACGATCACGCAATCGCGTCGCTCCAGCACGCTCTTGGTGGCGCTGAGGCGCATCTGCTCGATGTGCTCGTTGACCGCGCTGTCCTTCTCGATGAACAGGTCGCGCTGCGGCACATAGGCCTCGGGCTGGTAGTAGTCGTAGTAGCTGACGAAGTACTCGACCGCATTCTTCGGAAAGAACTCGCGGAACTCGCTGTAGAGCTGGGCGGCCAGCGTCTTGTTCGGCGCGAAGACGATCGCCGGTCGGCCGGTGCGGGCGATGACATTGGCCATCGTGAAGGTCTTGCCCGAGCCGGTCACGCCCAGCAGGGTCTGGTAGACCTCGCCGTCCTCGATGCCCTCGACCAGGCCGGCGATCGCCTCGGGCTGGTCGCCCGCCGGCGGATAGGGCTGGAAAAGCTGGAAGGGCGAGCCCGGGAAGCTGACGAAGGACCCCTCGGGCGCGGCGGCATCCGGCGCGGCGGCGGTGACAGGCGTGTCGGGCGACACGGCGGAGCGGGGCGGGGGATTCATCGGCGGCAAGGGTCGGGTCAGTGTCGGCCATTAAACTCAGGGTGTTCCCCAGGTCGGCGCCACCCTCCAGCGTAGCCGATGGTCGGGTCGGCCGCGGCTTGCGGCTCTTCCACCCGCGGGAACGCGCCCCCACACCCCGCTCCCTCTGCCCTCGCCTGCGAGTTCCTCCGATGTCGTCCTCCAGCCTGTTTGCCGCCGTCGAAATGGCGCCCCGCGACCCGATCCTGGGTCTGAACGAGCAGTTCAACGCCGACCCCAACCCGGCCAAGGTCAACCTCGGCGTTGGCGTCTACACCGACGAGAACGGCAAGCTGCCCCTGCTGAAGTGCGTGGCCGCGGCCGAGAAGGCGCTGCTCGAAGCGCCCAAGGCCAAGGGCTACCTGCCGATCGACGGCATCGCCGCCTACGACAAGGCCGTGCAGGCCCTGGTCTTCGGCGACGAGGCCGTGGCCAGCGGCCGCATCGCCACCGTGCAGGGCCTGGGCGGCACCGGCGGCCTGAAGATCGGCGCCGACTTCCTCAAGCGCCTGAACCCCGGCGCCACCGTGCTGATCAGCGACCCGAGCTGGGAGAACCACCGCGCGCTGTTCACGAATGCGGGCTTCACCGTCGGCAGCTACCCCTACTACGACGCCGAAGCGCGCGGCATCGCCTTCGACAAGATGCTGGCCGCGCTGAACGCCGCCGCCGCCGGCACCGTGGTCGTGCTGCATGCCTGCTGCCACAACCCGACCGGCTACGACCTGACGCCCGCCCAGTGGAGCGAAGTCATCGCCACCGTCAAGGCGCGCGGCCTGGTCGCCTTCCTCGACTCGGCCTACCAGGGCTTCGGCGACGGCATCGCCGAGGACGGCGCGGTCATCCGTGCCTTCCTCGAAGCCGGCCTGAACTTCTTCGTCTCGACCAGCTTCAGCAAGAGCTTCAGCCTCTACGGCGAGCGCGTCGGCGCGCTCAGCGCGGTCAGCGCCAGCAAGGAGGAAGCCGCCCGCGTGCTGAGCCAGCTCAAGATCGTCATCCGCACCAACTACTCCAACCCGCCGACCTTCGGCGCCACCCTGGTCGCCACCGTGCTGACCACGCCGGCGCTGCGCGCCCAGTGGGAAGAGGAACTGGCCGGCATGCGCGTGCGCATCCAGGCCATGCGCGGCGCGCTGGTGGAGCGGCTGCAAGCCGCCGGCGTGAAGCAGGACCTGGCCTTCATCACCCGCCAGAAGGGCATGTTCAGCTACTCGGGCCTGAACGCCGCCCAGATGCAGCGACTGCGCAGCGAGTTCGGCATCTATGGTGTCGATTCCGGCCGCATCTGCGTGGCCGCGCTCAACGAAAAGAACCTCGACGCCGTCGCCCGCGGCATCGCCGCGGTGCTTTGACGGACCGCGACGGCCGTCCCGGCCGTCGTGAACCGGAATCAGGAGATCTCCGATGCTGTATCAGCTCTACGAAACCCAGCGTGCGCTGCTGAGCCCCTTTTCCGAGTTCGCTTCGGCCACGGCCAAGCTCTACAGCCATCCCCTCTCGCCCTTCACGCATGCACCGGGGTCACAGCGGCTGTCGGCGGGCTTCGAGCTGATGCACCGGCTAACCAAGGAATACGAGAAGCCGAGCTTCGGCATCAACCACCTGCAGGTCGACGGGACCGAGGTGGTCGTGCAGGAACTGGTCACCGAAGAACGCCCCTTCTGTCGCCTGCTGCGCTTCAAGCGCTACACCGACAACGTCGAACTGCTCAACAAGATGCGCGGCCAGCCCACGGTGCTGGTCGTCGCGCCCCTGTCGGGTCACCACTCCACCCTGCTGCGCCAGACGGTGCAGACCCTGCTGCAGGACCACAAGGTCTACATCACCGACTGGATCGACGCCCGCATGGTGCCGACCGCCGTCGGCCCCTTCCACCTGGCCGACTACGTGCACTACGTGATGGACTTCCTGCGCCTGCTCGGCCCGGACGTCAGCGTGATCTCGGTCTGCCAGCCGACCGTGCCGGTGCTGGCCGCCGTCTCGCTGCTGGCCAGCCGCGGTGAGGTGGCGCCGCGCGCCATGGTGATGATGGGCGGCCCGATCGACGCCCGGAAGTCGCCCACGGCCGTCAACAACCTGGCGATGAACAAGAGCATCGCCTGGTTCGAGAACAATGTGATCTACCGCGTGCCGCCGAACTATCCGGGCGCGGGCCGTCTGGTCTACCCGGGCTTCCTGCAGCACACCGGCTTCGTCGCGATGAATCCGGACCGGCATCTCAGCTCGCACTACGACTACTTCCTCGACCTGATCCGCGGCAACGACGACTCGGCCGAGGCCCACCGGCAGTTCTACGACGAGTACAACGCCGTGCTCGACATGCCGGCCGAGTACTACCTGGACACCATCCAGACCGTCTTCCAGGACTTCGCCCTGGTCCACGGCACCTGGACGATCGACGGCGCGGCCGTGCGCCCGCAGGACATCCGCCAGACTGCGCTGATGACGGTCGAGGGCGAGCTTGACGACATCTCCGGCGCCGGTCAGACCCGGGCCGCGCTTGAGCTTTGCAGCGGCATCCCGGCCGAGCGCAAGACCCACTACGACGTGGCCGGCGCGGGCCACTACGGCATCTTCTCGGGCCGCCGCTGGCGCGAGCTGGCCTACCCGGCGATCCGCGACTTCATCGGCCGGCACAGCGCCAAGGCCGAGTAAGCAGCATGGCGGGCGCGGCGCAGGGCCCGGCCCCGGGCGCGGCGGATGCTGCGCGCGCGGCCGCCGTCGACCGGCTCGACGCGGCCCTGCCGCAGACGCAGTGCACGCGTTGCGGCTACCCGGACTGCCGCAGCTATGCCGAGGCCATCGTCCACGAAGGCGCGGCGATCAACCGCTGCCCGCCGGGCGGCGCCGAAGGCGTGCAGCGCCTGGCGGCGCTCAGCGGGCGGGTGCCGCTGCCGCTGGATCCGGACTGCGGCAGCGAAGGGCCGCTGCGCCTGGCCCGCATCGACGAGGCCTGGTGCATCGGCTGCACCCTGTGCATCGCCGCCTGCCCGGTGGACTGCATCGTCGGCGCGTCCAAGCAGATGCACACCGTGATCGCTGCCGACTGCACTGGCTGCGCGCTTTGCCTGCCGGCCTGCCCGGTGGACTGCATCACCCTCGACCCGCCGGCCGAGCCAGCCGCCATCGGCTGGGCCGCCTGGTCGCCGGCCCGCGCCGAGGCGGCCCGCAAGGCTTATGCCGACACCCGCCAGCGCCGGGCGCGGCGCGAGGCCGCCCATGCCGACCGCCAGGCCGCCCGCGCGCAGGACAAGCTCGCCACGCTCGACGCCGACCCGCGCCTGGCCGCCCCCGGCGCGGCCGACCGCAAACGCGCCGCCATCGAGGCGGCCCTGGCCCGCGTGCGCGCCAAGGCCGCCGGCTGAACCCGGAGCCCCGCGATGAAGCGCGACGCGATCGAGACCTTCTTCGCCACCCTGGCTGCGGCCAATCCGCATCCGGCCACCGAACTGGCCTACAGCAGCGTCTTCGAGCTGCTGGCGGCCGTGCTGCTCTCGGCCCAGGCGACCGATGTCGGCGTCAACAAGGCCACCCGGCGGCTGTTCGCGCTGGCGCCCACGCCGCAGAAGATGCTGGCCCTGGGGGTCGAAGGCGTGGCCGAGCAGATCAAGACCATCGGTCTCTACCGCAACAAGGCCAAGCACCTGGTGGAGACCTGCCGCATCCTGGTCGAGCAGCATGGCGGCGAGGTGCCGGGCAGCCGCGAGGCCCTGGAGGCCCTGCCCGGGGTGGGCCGCAAGACGGCCAATGTCGTGCTCAATGTGGCCTTCGGCCAGCCGACGATGGCGGTCGACACCCATATCTTCCGCGTCGGCAACCGCACCGGCCTGGCGCCGGGCAAGACGCCGCTGGCCGTCGAGCTGAAGCTGCTCAAGCGCATCCCGCCGGCCTATTTGGTGCACGCGCACCACTGGCTGATCCTGCACGGCCGCTATGTCTGCCAGGCCCGCGCGCCGCGCTGCGGCGCCTGTGCGGTTCGCACGGTCTGCGGCTTCCGCGAGAAGACCGACCGGGCCTGAAACGGGCCGGCTGCGGGCGGGCCGCCGCCTAGAATCCGCGGCCATCGGAAGCGGGGAGAGCATGTCGAGCATCGAGGACCTGAGCGCACGCGTGGAGCGGCTTCTCCTGCGCCACGAGGAACTGCAGCGGGCCCACGGGCTCTTGGAGCAGCAACTGCTGGCCGTCTCGGCCGAGCGCGATTCGCTGCGCGGCCGCCTGGCGGCCGCCCGCCAGCGCATCGACGCCCTGCTCGACCGGCTCCAGGCCGATGCGCCCGCCGCCGCCGCGCCGCCGACCGGGGAGATGCCGTGAAGCAGATCGAAGCCACCATCCTCGGCCAGAGCTACCGCCTGGTCTGCACCGACGAGGGCGAGGCGGTCCTGCATGCCGCCGTGCGCGCGGTCGACCGCGAGATGAGCCTGATCCACGATGCCGGCCGCATCAGGGCGCGCGAGAAGATCGCCGTGCTCGCGGCGCTCAACCTCGCCTCGCAGAAGGTCGAGCGCGAGCAGCAGGCCGCCGAGGCCCAGGCCCGCCCTGCCCCGCAGGCCGAGGCCGGCGCC
This window of the Piscinibacter lacus genome carries:
- the nth gene encoding endonuclease III, encoding MKRDAIETFFATLAAANPHPATELAYSSVFELLAAVLLSAQATDVGVNKATRRLFALAPTPQKMLALGVEGVAEQIKTIGLYRNKAKHLVETCRILVEQHGGEVPGSREALEALPGVGRKTANVVLNVAFGQPTMAVDTHIFRVGNRTGLAPGKTPLAVELKLLKRIPPAYLVHAHHWLILHGRYVCQARAPRCGACAVRTVCGFREKTDRA
- a CDS encoding polyhydroxyalkanoate depolymerase, which encodes MLYQLYETQRALLSPFSEFASATAKLYSHPLSPFTHAPGSQRLSAGFELMHRLTKEYEKPSFGINHLQVDGTEVVVQELVTEERPFCRLLRFKRYTDNVELLNKMRGQPTVLVVAPLSGHHSTLLRQTVQTLLQDHKVYITDWIDARMVPTAVGPFHLADYVHYVMDFLRLLGPDVSVISVCQPTVPVLAAVSLLASRGEVAPRAMVMMGGPIDARKSPTAVNNLAMNKSIAWFENNVIYRVPPNYPGAGRLVYPGFLQHTGFVAMNPDRHLSSHYDYFLDLIRGNDDSAEAHRQFYDEYNAVLDMPAEYYLDTIQTVFQDFALVHGTWTIDGAAVRPQDIRQTALMTVEGELDDISGAGQTRAALELCSGIPAERKTHYDVAGAGHYGIFSGRRWRELAYPAIRDFIGRHSAKAE
- a CDS encoding RnfABCDGE type electron transport complex subunit B; the encoded protein is MAGAAQGPAPGAADAARAAAVDRLDAALPQTQCTRCGYPDCRSYAEAIVHEGAAINRCPPGGAEGVQRLAALSGRVPLPLDPDCGSEGPLRLARIDEAWCIGCTLCIAACPVDCIVGASKQMHTVIAADCTGCALCLPACPVDCITLDPPAEPAAIGWAAWSPARAEAARKAYADTRQRRARREAAHADRQAARAQDKLATLDADPRLAAPGAADRKRAAIEAALARVRAKAAG
- a CDS encoding cell division protein ZapA — protein: MKQIEATILGQSYRLVCTDEGEAVLHAAVRAVDREMSLIHDAGRIRAREKIAVLAALNLASQKVEREQQAAEAQARPAPQAEAGAADAAVEARIRGLIDRIDSVLGEDGRLL
- a CDS encoding amino acid aminotransferase — translated: MSSSSLFAAVEMAPRDPILGLNEQFNADPNPAKVNLGVGVYTDENGKLPLLKCVAAAEKALLEAPKAKGYLPIDGIAAYDKAVQALVFGDEAVASGRIATVQGLGGTGGLKIGADFLKRLNPGATVLISDPSWENHRALFTNAGFTVGSYPYYDAEARGIAFDKMLAALNAAAAGTVVVLHACCHNPTGYDLTPAQWSEVIATVKARGLVAFLDSAYQGFGDGIAEDGAVIRAFLEAGLNFFVSTSFSKSFSLYGERVGALSAVSASKEEAARVLSQLKIVIRTNYSNPPTFGATLVATVLTTPALRAQWEEELAGMRVRIQAMRGALVERLQAAGVKQDLAFITRQKGMFSYSGLNAAQMQRLRSEFGIYGVDSGRICVAALNEKNLDAVARGIAAVL
- a CDS encoding DUF904 domain-containing protein, with product MSSIEDLSARVERLLLRHEELQRAHGLLEQQLLAVSAERDSLRGRLAAARQRIDALLDRLQADAPAAAAPPTGEMP
- the uvrB gene encoding excinuclease ABC subunit UvrB; the encoded protein is MNPPPRSAVSPDTPVTAAAPDAAAPEGSFVSFPGSPFQLFQPYPPAGDQPEAIAGLVEGIEDGEVYQTLLGVTGSGKTFTMANVIARTGRPAIVFAPNKTLAAQLYSEFREFFPKNAVEYFVSYYDYYQPEAYVPQRDLFIEKDSAVNEHIEQMRLSATKSVLERRDCVIVASVSAIYGIGKPEDYTEMRLIVRVGDRIGQRDLIGRLVRMQYKRNDTDFSRGSFRVRGDTVDVFPSEHAELAIRIELFDEELETISLFDPLTGRVRQKIPRFVIYPASHYVTPREKVLSAMDAIKEELRLRLDELVKSGKLVEAQRLEQRTRFDLEMLQEVGHCKGIENYSRHLSGAAPGEPPPTLIDYLPADAVMFLDESHVLIGQFGGMYNGDRARKQTLVDFGFRLPSAMDNRPLKFDEFERKMRQTVFVSATPAAYENEHAGKVVEQVVRPTGLVDPQVEVRPATHQVDDVLQEIRIRVDKNERVLITTLTKRMAEQLTDYLSDNGVKVRYLHSDIDTVERVEILRDLRLGHFDVLVGINLLREGLDIPEVSLVAILDADKEGFLRAERSLIQTIGRAARNVNGRAILYADRITDSMRKAIDETERRRAKQIAHNTLNGIVPQGIRKQVREMIDGVYSAQAKDDQKAEAAAAMASIDERDLGKRIKLIEKQMLEHARNLEFEKAARLRDQLALLKEQAFGATGTDNVLPLPAGPRG